The sequence below is a genomic window from Synechococcus sp. PCC 7335.
CAGCGGCCTCTTACTAAACTTTCGTATCAGGACTTTTTTAAAAGCTTCCTTTACGGAAGTAAGAGCAATCTAGAAGTCTGATAAATCAATGCTAATGTTTCGAAGCCTCTCAGATATCCAAAGGTCGCTTTTAGTCATCACTCTGGACATCCGCTAAGCCTTCAATTCTTTAACACTCACTCCAGACTTCTAGAGAGGATTAAGACTCGTCAAAAGACTAAGAATTAGCCTTCGTGAATCTAAAGTGGAACCGAATTACTTAACTGTATCTACTTAGCTATGCCTAACTCAGGACCTAGCTCAGGCCAGAGCAGATATAGTCGAGGTAAACACCCATCTCTTTACCAGCGTCAGCACCAACTAGGCTAGCAGTAACTTCCTTGATTGCTTGGATGGCCTGAACGGTAGCACCAACAGGAACGCCCAAGGAATTGTAAGTTTCTTTCAAACCGTTGAGCACGCGCTCATCGAGGATGGAAGGATCGCCAGCGAGCATGGCGTAAGTAGAGTAGCGCAGGTAGTAGTCCAAGTCGCGAATGCAAGCAGCATAGCGACGAGTGGTGTACATGTTGCCACCAGGACGAGTGATGTCTGAGTAAAGCAGAGACTTCGCAACTGCTTCCTTAACGATTTCAGCAGCGTTAGCGCTGATAGAGGTTGCTGCACGAACGCGCAGTTCACCAGTTTGGAAATAAGCTTTAAGCTTATCCATAGAAGACGAATCAAGGTACTTACCTTGCACGTCTGAAGCATTAATTACAGCAGTAATTGCATCTTGCATGGGGTTTGCTTCCTAAAAGTGGACTAGAACAGATATGGACAAATGAGCAACAACAGATCTCTCAGGTGTTAGCTCTAGGTACTAGCTCATAGATGGCTTACTGCAAGCCACCAATAACGTAGTCAAAGTAAGACGCAGCTTCAAGCGCATCATCACCAGACATCATAGAGCCAGCAACGCTCTTCATACAGCGAATGGAGTCTGCCATCGCAGGGATAGAAGTACCTAGCGAATTGTACATCTCACGAGCGCCGACCAGGCCAATCTCTTCGATAGGCGCCACGTCCCCTGCGACCACACCATAGGTGATAAGGCGTAGGTAGTAGTCCATATCGCGTAGGCAGGTGGCTGTCATTTCTTCGCCATAAGCGTTGCCGCCAGGAGAAACAACATCAGGGCGCTTTTGGAAAAGTTGGTCGCCGGCAGTTTTGACGATTCGCTCACGAGACTCAGTCAAGACCTGAGCAATACGAACACGACGCTCACCAGAGGTCACAAACCCCTTAATGCGATCCAATTCACCGGGGCTGAGGTAGCGGGCCTCAGCATCAGCATTCACGATTGACTTCGTGACTATACTCATTAATGGATTCCTCCGAAAGAATAAACCAGATGAGTTTCACTGGTTCTGTGTAAAAACAGATGAAAGATCAAACAGCTGAGCCTTAGTTTTAAGACTTCGATGCTGTTCTAAGGTAATCGCACATAGCCCTTGCCAAAGCTTTGGGCACAGTATGCGGTACCGACAACACTATTATGAAGTCTTACGAGCAGCGAAAGGTATAAACTTTGTTACTTTTCTGGCCTGCGAACAAACTAGAGAAGAAGCAACAGAAATATTCCTTTTAAGAAGCTGCTCTGGCCTTGCTCAGCAACAGTTTTCTGTAAACATTTTCCAGTATTTAGCTTACCTTCTTAGAGGTTTAGAAACATTTCGTAATCTAAATCCTCAGTTTTCCGAAAGGCGATCGCTCGGTAGGTCGACAAAAGATGGTTTTCCTTGGGTAAGCAAAACAGGATGCACAGAGGGTGAATGTGCATCCTGTTACGATTCAAGAAGCTATCAGCTAGTCTTCTAACGCACCAGCCATCAGCGGTAGCTTTTCAGAGACCGATGTGGAGGGATTTAACGCATCGAAGCTAGGAACAACAACATCGTCACTTTGCTTGGTTAGACGGTTGTATAGAATTTCCGTATTAGGGAAGTTCGCAGCCGGTAGCGTGGGGAAACGGCGATAGGGAACGGTATCTTCGCCAAAGTACTGAGCATATTCTGGCGTGTCAACCAGGGCGCGGATGAAGCCACGAATGCCTTCTGATGCCAGTATTCTGTTGTACTTACGAATTTCCCCTTGGTCTTGAGGAGCACGGCCTAAGAAGTGCTTGGTCCCTAGCTCAATAACTTTGGTATTGGGATAAGGGGCATAGAACTCTTTGATATAAAGTTGGGAGTTACCTAAGCCTTCGATGAATTCCTTAACGTTGATCTCACCATTGACCAGCTTGCTTTCTAGCTCAGAGAATTCACTGCCTTTGACTACGTAGGGGTCGATGTTACGCTCGAATATCTGACGATAGGCAGCTTGAGCAACAGTTAATACGGCGGTTTTTTCCTGAGTAGTCAGCTTAAAGCGTTTGGTTTGTTCACGCTGTACGCTCACCCCTTGGTTAACTCGCTGCTGCACCTCAGGGATTGGCCGATTCTTATCGACAGCACCTAGCTCTATAAATCGAGGCGTCGTCTTTTCTTCTGGGCGAGCACCCGTCTCTTGGATGCTGCCAACTCTGAGCGATCGCATCGCCTGACCACCTGGCGTCAAATATCGCTCGTAAGGAACCGTATCCTCACCAAAGCACTCAGTGTATTCTTGAGAGTCAATAATGGCGTCAATCAGCGCATAGAAACCTTTCTTAGCACAGATATCAAAGTACTGGTTAGTCTCCTGTCGGCCGTAAGTAGGACGACCTAACAAACGCCGATGAATGTATTCCACCGCCTTCATCACATATAGTGAAGTCCAGTAGATCTTTCTAAACGATTCTGACTTTGCAACTGCCTTAACGAACTCACGAACGTTAATCTCGTCATTGTTAAAGCGACTTTCTGCCTTACTAATTTCTTGGCCTGCATAAACCGGACGGCCAAACACCTGACGGTAAACCGCGCTAATAATTGTCTGTTTGCTAGCCTCAGAAGACTTAAACACCTTCGCGCCCAAAGAACCCGGCGCAACAGGACGAGCAGCAGGATTGCTGAGCTGATTGTTGATGCCAGCACCTTGATGAATTAGAATCCGACGAGTGTCTTTACTAAACGGCGCCGGGCTCGAACTCGGATCGCGAGTCTCTTTCGGAAAGATTGCGCCAAACTGAATTTCTAGCGGATCGTTGCCAGAGCCATAAACATGTTGGTCAGGTAGGGGCTGATTGTAAGAGGCAAACAGCGTAACGAACTGAGGGATCTTGCGATACGGTGCGCTGTAGTTGAATAGCTCTTGCTGCGCACCCCAGTTTCGACACTCTTGAGCTTCTTGGCCCAGACCGCGAATGTAGGGAACGGTCTCTTCGCCAAAGTAGTCGGCATACTCTTGCGAATCAACTAAAGCATCAACCAGCTTAGACAAGCCGCCTTCAGAGACAATAGCAAAGTATTTTTGAACTTCTTCGCGAGAGCTTGGCCCGCGCCCAAGAATATGACGAAAAGCCAGCTCTAAGGCTCGGCTGTTGATAAACGGTTCGAAGAACTGCCTTCTATATAAAGGAGACTTCGCTAGGCGACGGATGAATTCCTTCATCGAAATTTCGCCGTTTCTGACTTTGGATTCTAGATCGGAGATGGACTGCGAATACGCACGAGTAATATCTCGCTCGAATACCTGACGGTAGGCAGCCTTGATCGCTTCGTTCTTTTCTAGCCGCGAAAGCCCAGGCTTCATCGCGTACTTAGGCCGACGCTCTGAAGCGTTAAAGTAAATCTGCGGTAGCTGCAGACCCTGCTGATCTTTTGAGGAACGCTGACGGAGTTTCTTTGAAGGGGTTGGCCCTTTAAACTCGCTCAGCATGATGTCAAAGTACTGACGCAGAATATCTTGCGCTTCTGGATCGCCCTTGAAGTAACCCACTGAAGCTCCACGCATCGTTTGAATCGCAACGATAGTAGCCGGGGTTGAACAGGCATTCTCAATAATTTCTCGTAGTCCCCGGACATTTACTTTCAAAATATTCGGATCGCCCGCGACAACGGCATACGTGAGATAGCGCAGGAACCAGCTCATGTCTCTAAGAGACTTTTGCATATTGCTAGGGCCGTAGCGAGCCACATTGATCGGCCTGAAGTTGGGAGGGGTGACGCCGGCATCGGGATCGTTAATTAGCAGATTACGAAGACCGCTAAAGATGCCGCCCCTGCTACCATTACCATCGCTGTTAGCCGCAACAAAGGTGGCCGTTCCTAGCTTAGAAGCTTCTTTTTGGTCAAGTGGAACGCCACCCCGCGTCATCTCTTGAGGGGCATCGTCTGCTGACTTTTCTAGATAAGCTAGCGCAGAGCCACCCGTAAAAATGCGATTGGCCGCTTGAGATACGATTAGCTCAGAGTAGCGAGTAAGCGTTTGGGCGATCGCCACTCGCTTCATTCCAGAATTAAAGAAAGTCTTGAGTTCACCAAGTTCGGTGTTCTCCATATAGCGGTCTTTTTGCTCCGCCTGAGAAATCGTGGAAGCAGGCAAGGTTTGGTAAAGTTGGGGCCGTGCTACAGAGCTTCCGCCGCTAGCTGTCACTGTCATGGGTTCTCAAAGACTCCCTATATTAAGTACTTAGGATTCGTTAAAAAGTTTGTGTTTCCTGAGGTTCTGCTCTCAGATTAAAACGATTTGGAATCGCAAATCCTGGATTGTTAAGAACCGTATTGTTTGTTGGACGTTTGTTGAACACAAAAAGCCCAAAAGCCAGGAGCTGATAGGTGAAGCACGCTTTTTGATACCTTTGATACCGAATCAGCCTAGCCGATCATAAAAGATTAGTAGCGTTCTCTGAGAAGAGTGTGAACTTTTGTAATGTTTGATTTTGTCTGGTGTGTCTCGTTCGGTACACCTGTGCGAAGCTTTTTGGATACTGGATAAATAGGCGATGCTAGAAAGAGCAGGCTCATCTGTATTCTTTTCCGTTGAGCCACCTTAGCCACCTTTGAGATTCATGTCTCAACTTAGAATATCCTTAAACTTATAACTCTATATGCAGTCCACTCAGCCGCCTGCCAACCCACAAACTAACCTGCCTGGACTTTCATCCAATTCGTCCAAGACTGAGACTGATACCGCAACCGTAAGTTCTGCGGTAGCGAAGTTGTATGACGCCTATCCCTTTCCACCTGAGCCTTTGCTAGATGAAGCTCCTCCCGGCTACAACTGGCGCTGGACTTGGCCTGCGGCATACAGTTTCTGCACAGGGCGGAAGCCCGAAACAAACAGCGTACGGATTCTAGATGCGGGCTGCGGGACGGGAGTAAGCACGGAATACCTGGTGCATCTAAATCCAGAAGCAGAGGTCGTAGGCATCGATTTAAGTGCAGGCGCAATTGCGGTTGCGAAAGAACGCTGTCAACGCTCCGGTGCAGATAGGGCTAGCTTTTACAACACCAGCATTTACGACGTTGAACAAATCCCCGGTAAGTTTGATCTAATCAACTGTGTAGGCGTACTTCACCACCTGCCGGACCCTATTCGTGGCATTCAGGCCCTCGCTAAAAAGCTCAAGCCCGGCGGCATTTTTCATATCTTTGTCTACGCCGAGCTAGGGCGCTGGGAGATTCAGCTGACTCAAGAGGCGATCGCGCTGCTGCAAGGCGACCAACGCGGTGACTACAAAAATGGCGTCGCTATTGGTCGCAACCTCTTCTCCGCCTTACCCAAAGAAAATCGGCTACGCCAACGAGAAGAGACACGCTGGGCATTGGAAAATCAGCGCGATGAGTGCTTTGCCGATATGTATGTCCACCCTCAAGAGATCGACTACAACGTTAAAACGCTTTTTGATCTCATAGATGCCTCAGGACTAGACTTCGTAGGCTTTTCAAATCCGCAGTATTGGGATCTATCTAGACTAATTGGGTCAGCGCCCGATCTAATGGACAGAGCAGCAGAAATGGAGGAGCGTGATCGCTATCGCCTGATAGAAGTTCTCGATCCAGAACTGACTCACTTCGAGTTCTTTTTGAGCCGCCCACCTTTGGAGCAAATCGACTGGGATAATGATGAGACGCTATTAACAGCTATTCCCGAGCGGCACCCTTGTATAGAGGGCTGGCCTAGCCGTAGTTTTTTCAACTATGACTATCAGGTGGTCTCGATTGGCGAAGCGGAGTTCGCCTTTATGGAAAAGTGCGATCCGGATCAGGGTCAATCGGTCGCTGAAATTCTGACGCAGATAGACACTCAGGCACGAACTGAGGGACTAGATATGGTGCGATCGCTGCAGAATCGGCAGCTGATCATGCTAGCGACGACTGAGAAATAAACCACTGCTAGCTATTAAATCTTTCTGTAATAAGTATTATTGCCGTGATATGATTGCCCTTGGTTTCACAGAACTTAACTCTAGCTACTCAACTGTTTTGAAGCGTTCCGTTTGATCGATATTTTCTTTCGGGCGATCGCAAAAAAGCAAACAGGAAGAGGCAGACAAATCAGCAGGCAATTAATACTTCTTGGCACCATTTTTAACGTGACTTCTGGGGAAAAAACAGCTGATGTTTCTCTCAATCTCTCGGCGACCGCTGAAGAGAATATTGGTTCAGCCATCGCTGAGCTAGAGACGATTGAAGCAGCTCCTCAAGCCGCTGCCGCTCAAGGAGAGACCGAAGCAGTGTCGGGTCGCCCGCCGCTACCACCCGCGTCTGAAACCTCGATGCAGGAGTATTACCGACTACAGCAAGACTTGCTCAAGCTGACCTTGGTTTTCACCGTCGTCATCTTCTTAGCTGTTTGGGGCACCTACTCGCTTAATACTGCGCTCAACTATATAGTGGGCTCAGTCACCGGTATCGTCTACTTCAGAATGCTAGCGAAGAGCGTAGGTAACATCGGCCGCCAGCAGCCGACGACTTCTAGTGGGCCAAGCAGCGGTAGGATAGCCATTTTTATCGGCGTTATGGTGGTTGCTACCCAATGGCAGCAGCTTTCTGTACTACCGGTATTTCTAGGCTTCCTAACTTACAAAGCTGCGTTGATTAGTTTTGTGCTGTGGACGGCCGTGATGCCAGACAAGTCAGTA
It includes:
- a CDS encoding phycobilisome rod-core linker polypeptide: MTVTASGGSSVARPQLYQTLPASTISQAEQKDRYMENTELGELKTFFNSGMKRVAIAQTLTRYSELIVSQAANRIFTGGSALAYLEKSADDAPQEMTRGGVPLDQKEASKLGTATFVAANSDGNGSRGGIFSGLRNLLINDPDAGVTPPNFRPINVARYGPSNMQKSLRDMSWFLRYLTYAVVAGDPNILKVNVRGLREIIENACSTPATIVAIQTMRGASVGYFKGDPEAQDILRQYFDIMLSEFKGPTPSKKLRQRSSKDQQGLQLPQIYFNASERRPKYAMKPGLSRLEKNEAIKAAYRQVFERDITRAYSQSISDLESKVRNGEISMKEFIRRLAKSPLYRRQFFEPFINSRALELAFRHILGRGPSSREEVQKYFAIVSEGGLSKLVDALVDSQEYADYFGEETVPYIRGLGQEAQECRNWGAQQELFNYSAPYRKIPQFVTLFASYNQPLPDQHVYGSGNDPLEIQFGAIFPKETRDPSSSPAPFSKDTRRILIHQGAGINNQLSNPAARPVAPGSLGAKVFKSSEASKQTIISAVYRQVFGRPVYAGQEISKAESRFNNDEINVREFVKAVAKSESFRKIYWTSLYVMKAVEYIHRRLLGRPTYGRQETNQYFDICAKKGFYALIDAIIDSQEYTECFGEDTVPYERYLTPGGQAMRSLRVGSIQETGARPEEKTTPRFIELGAVDKNRPIPEVQQRVNQGVSVQREQTKRFKLTTQEKTAVLTVAQAAYRQIFERNIDPYVVKGSEFSELESKLVNGEINVKEFIEGLGNSQLYIKEFYAPYPNTKVIELGTKHFLGRAPQDQGEIRKYNRILASEGIRGFIRALVDTPEYAQYFGEDTVPYRRFPTLPAANFPNTEILYNRLTKQSDDVVVPSFDALNPSTSVSEKLPLMAGALED
- a CDS encoding ATP synthase subunit I — its product is MTSGEKTADVSLNLSATAEENIGSAIAELETIEAAPQAAAAQGETEAVSGRPPLPPASETSMQEYYRLQQDLLKLTLVFTVVIFLAVWGTYSLNTALNYIVGSVTGIVYFRMLAKSVGNIGRQQPTTSSGPSSGRIAIFIGVMVVATQWQQLSVLPVFLGFLTYKAALISFVLWTAVMPDKSVASEELV
- the apcB gene encoding allophycocyanin subunit beta is translated as MQDAITAVINASDVQGKYLDSSSMDKLKAYFQTGELRVRAATSISANAAEIVKEAVAKSLLYSDITRPGGNMYTTRRYAACIRDLDYYLRYSTYAMLAGDPSILDERVLNGLKETYNSLGVPVGATVQAIQAIKEVTASLVGADAGKEMGVYLDYICSGLS
- a CDS encoding allophycocyanin subunit alpha; its protein translation is MSIVTKSIVNADAEARYLSPGELDRIKGFVTSGERRVRIAQVLTESRERIVKTAGDQLFQKRPDVVSPGGNAYGEEMTATCLRDMDYYLRLITYGVVAGDVAPIEEIGLVGAREMYNSLGTSIPAMADSIRCMKSVAGSMMSGDDALEAASYFDYVIGGLQ
- a CDS encoding class I SAM-dependent methyltransferase; this translates as MQSTQPPANPQTNLPGLSSNSSKTETDTATVSSAVAKLYDAYPFPPEPLLDEAPPGYNWRWTWPAAYSFCTGRKPETNSVRILDAGCGTGVSTEYLVHLNPEAEVVGIDLSAGAIAVAKERCQRSGADRASFYNTSIYDVEQIPGKFDLINCVGVLHHLPDPIRGIQALAKKLKPGGIFHIFVYAELGRWEIQLTQEAIALLQGDQRGDYKNGVAIGRNLFSALPKENRLRQREETRWALENQRDECFADMYVHPQEIDYNVKTLFDLIDASGLDFVGFSNPQYWDLSRLIGSAPDLMDRAAEMEERDRYRLIEVLDPELTHFEFFLSRPPLEQIDWDNDETLLTAIPERHPCIEGWPSRSFFNYDYQVVSIGEAEFAFMEKCDPDQGQSVAEILTQIDTQARTEGLDMVRSLQNRQLIMLATTEK